In the Malania oleifera isolate guangnan ecotype guangnan chromosome 1, ASM2987363v1, whole genome shotgun sequence genome, one interval contains:
- the LOC131165398 gene encoding chorismate mutase 1, chloroplastic, producing the protein MEAKLLQAASPAFATLVASKFSRPSCPFAHQTGQNPRLRSLSSSTLKKGNLSVKASATHIGLATKKRIDESKNLTLDAIRHSLIRQEDSIIFSLLERAQYCYNVDAYDPDAFAMDGFHGSLVEFIVKETEKLHAQVGRYKSPDEHPFFPSDLPEPMLPPLQYPQVLHPVADTININNKVWNMYFRDLLPRLVKGGDDGNCGSTAVCDTNCLQALSKRIHYGKYVAEAKFRASPDAYEAAIRAQDSAQLMNMLTYETVEETVKKRVEMKAKTYGQEVLIGVGEGAADPVYKIKPSLVANLYGDWIMPLTKEVQVQYLLRRLD; encoded by the exons ATGGAGGCGAAGTTGCTCCAAGCGGCGTCCCCTGCGTTCGCAACCCTTGTTGCGTCAAAGTTCTCGAGACCCAGCTGCCCTTTTGCCCACCAAACTGGGCAAAATCCCAGGCTTAGATCTCTCAGCTCGAGCACGCTGAAGAAAGGCAATCTATCTGTTAAAGCCTCTGCAACACACATTGG ACTTGCAACAAAAAAGAGGATAGATGAGAGTAAGAACTTGACCCTTGATGCTATAAGACATTCTCTAATCCGGCAAGAGGATAGCATTATATTTAGCCTTTTGGAGAGAGCTCAATATTGTTACAATGTGGATGCGTATGACCCTGATGCTTTCGCCATGGATGGGTTCCATGGCTCTTTGGTTGAGTTCATAGTGAAAGAAACTGAAAAACTTCATGCTCAG GTGGGCAGATACAAAAGCCCTGATGAGCATCCTTTCTTCCCCAGTGACTTGCCTGAGCCAATGTTGCCTCCTTTGCAATATCCACAG GTCCTACATCCTGTTGCTGATACAATCAATATAAATAACAAAGTGTGGAATATGTATTTTAGAGATCTTCTTCCACGATTAGTGAAGGGAGGAGATGATGGAAATTGTGGATCAACTGCCGTTTGTGACACCAATTGCTTGCAG GCTCTCTCAAAGAGAATCCATTATGGGAAATATGTAGCAGAGGCAAAATTTCGAGCCTCCCCTGATGCCTATGAAGCTGCCATTAGAGCACAA GACAGTGCCCAGTTGATGAATATGTTGACATACGAGACTGTGGAAGAGACTGTAAAAAAAAGGGTAGAGATGAAAGCCAAAACTTATGGGCAAGAGGTGTTAATAGGGGTTGGGGAAGGTGCAGCTGATCCAGTCTACAAAATAAAACCAAGCTTAGTTGCCAATCTGTATGGAGACTGGATCATGCCTTTGACCAAGGAGGTCCAAGTTCAGTATTTGTTGAGAAGGCTAGATTAA